The following proteins are encoded in a genomic region of Cataglyphis hispanica isolate Lineage 1 chromosome 9, ULB_Chis1_1.0, whole genome shotgun sequence:
- the LOC126852125 gene encoding uncharacterized protein LOC126852125 has translation MEEEISVQVEDNLSSIEHTLRPVVFVSWFLGVGVARPQKCPKTVTIILRIIHFGVCSVIVAYGAIDFFTFGNVFKSDIFKIMYYMNKVMCYVSAYYYVYHGIRQYNKWPELMNKMKNLDHKIRRETFVNNQPIKNVEVLAILTTFACGPLSLIIHAVYYYFTHPEDIFASDLLLYYTISQSLINSFIFDIIVYVLYHRFQTINELIVQLDKQFNASWITHKIRCIRELHTGICDLVIMINDIYGFHLLLCSANCFTMVVATLFRIYMGVVEKNYAFMLINNILWILYIVQFGLMCWICTLARQESDKTGIIMYTIVLNYNAANLDKLNGTRNQSNLEVPPENQDGEQDFTNSSYNLNYIAIENLLRKNLDRDCVRNEVNDFSIQLQQHRVAITACNFFEMNNALLSGFIGVITTYLIILVQFYRPEYRNI, from the exons ATGGAAGAAGAAATCTCTGTGCAAGTGGAAGACAACTTGTCCTCAATAGAGCATACTTTACGTCCAGTAGTATTTGTCTCTTGGTTCCTAGGCGTCGGCGTTGCACGTCCACAAAAGTGTCCTAAAACTGTTACGATAATCCTACGTATCATTCACTTTGGAGTATGTTCCGTTATCGTGGCTTACGGTGCGATAGATTTCTTCACCTTTGGTAACGTCTTCAAAAGCGATATATTCAAGATCATGTACTACATGAACAAAGTGATGTGTTATGTATCGGcgtattattatgtttatcacGGTATTAGGCAATACAATAAGTGGCCTGAATTAATGAACAAAATGAAGAATCTCGATCATAAGATCAGAAGAGAAACATTTGTGAACAATCAACCGATAAAAAATGTCGAAGTACTGGCTATTCTCACGACATTCGCTTGCGGACCTTTATCTCTAATCATACATgctgtgtattattattttacacatccCGAAGATATTTTCGCATCCGACTTGCTGCTTTATTATACGATATCTCAATCATTGATCAATAGTTTCATCTTTGATATTATCGTTTATGTGCTGTACCATAGATTTCAAacgataaatgaattaatcgtGCAATTAGATAAGCAATTTAATGCATCATGGATTACGCATAAAATCAGATGCATCAGAGAACTACACACGG GAATTTGTGATTTAGTCATCATGATAAACGATATTTACGGTTTTCATCTTCTCCTTTGCTCGGCAAATTGTTTCACCATGGTCGTGGCTACGCTATTCAGAATTTATATGGgcgttgtagaaaaaaattacgcattcatgctgataaataatattctttggaTTTTATACATTGTGCAATTCGGCCTAATGTGTTGGATTTGTACGCTCGCGCGTCAAGAATCTGACAAAAccggaataattatgtatacgattgtattaaattataacgcTGCGAATCTTGATAAACTAAACGGTACAAGAAATCAATCAAATCTGGAAGTACCACCGGAAAACCAAGACGGCGAGCAAGATTTTACAAATAGCAGTTATAATCTAAACTACATTGCCATAGAAAATCTCCTGCGTAAAAACCTAGATCGAGACTGTGTCAGAAACGAGGTTAATGATTTTTCGATTCAATTACAACAGCATCGAGTAGCAATTACTGCTTGCAACTTTTTCGAAATGAATAATGCTCTACTTAGTGGT TTCATCGGTGTGATTAccacttatttaataatcctCGTTCAATTTTATCGACCTGAATATCGAAACATATAA